Proteins from one Mycolicibacter virginiensis genomic window:
- a CDS encoding HNH endonuclease signature motif containing protein has translation MFDTALPSLEGIRARDDAGLVDAMQAAARLQAAFLARVFAAAAELYHRRLAEQQVAAREIWAIDGWEAVAAEIAAAQGISRGRAAGQLRLGLALAERLPKLEALFAAGVVDYQVVAAVVHRTELMIDPDAIPRMDRWLERNAPRWGKWSRARIVEAVDYWVQVVEPAAVREARILDQSRHILVTPQHSGLAEIFGEVRTADALAFDHRLDELAGTVCPADPRTKQQRRADALSALTAGAAIMACECGSPDCPATTGDASVGAVMIHVMAEQATLEGRSDVPGYVPGFGGLQADAVRTIAKSAKLRTVRHPRDAAPEAGYRPSAALADFIRCRDLTCRFPGCGRPAEVADIDHTVPWPLGPTHPSNLKLLCRLHHLLKTFWVGPTGWRDRQEPDGTVIWTAPTGHTYVTKPGGALYFPQLANPTGELDLPEWSPTGSRGVMMPTRRRTRAQDRAYRIWLERNHNQERIADAAIEAAAAEHARRIAAANDPPPF, from the coding sequence ATGTTCGATACCGCCCTTCCGTCGCTGGAGGGCATCCGCGCGCGTGACGACGCGGGTCTGGTAGACGCGATGCAGGCGGCCGCGCGCCTGCAGGCGGCCTTTCTGGCGCGGGTATTCGCCGCCGCGGCTGAGCTGTATCACCGCAGACTGGCTGAGCAGCAGGTTGCCGCTCGGGAGATCTGGGCCATCGATGGCTGGGAGGCGGTGGCTGCGGAGATCGCGGCGGCTCAGGGCATCAGCCGCGGGCGGGCCGCGGGGCAGTTGCGGCTGGGATTGGCCTTGGCTGAGCGGCTGCCCAAGCTGGAGGCGTTGTTCGCTGCGGGTGTGGTCGATTACCAGGTGGTGGCCGCGGTAGTGCATCGCACCGAGTTGATGATCGATCCGGACGCGATCCCGCGGATGGACCGGTGGCTGGAGCGCAATGCGCCCCGGTGGGGCAAGTGGTCGAGGGCCCGGATCGTCGAAGCGGTCGACTATTGGGTGCAGGTGGTGGAACCGGCCGCAGTGCGTGAAGCCCGCATCCTGGATCAATCTCGTCACATCCTGGTGACTCCGCAGCATTCAGGGCTGGCGGAGATCTTCGGCGAGGTGCGCACCGCCGATGCGTTGGCCTTCGACCACCGGCTCGATGAGTTGGCCGGCACGGTGTGCCCGGCGGATCCGCGCACTAAGCAACAGCGCCGCGCCGACGCCCTCTCGGCACTGACCGCGGGTGCGGCCATCATGGCGTGCGAATGCGGCTCGCCGGATTGCCCGGCTACCACTGGCGATGCCTCGGTGGGTGCGGTGATGATCCATGTGATGGCTGAGCAGGCCACTCTTGAGGGCCGCTCGGACGTGCCGGGCTATGTGCCCGGGTTCGGTGGCCTGCAGGCCGACGCAGTGCGCACGATCGCAAAATCGGCGAAGCTACGGACGGTCCGTCATCCACGGGATGCAGCGCCGGAAGCAGGGTATCGGCCGTCGGCGGCCCTGGCGGACTTCATCCGCTGCCGCGATCTCACGTGTCGGTTTCCCGGATGCGGTCGACCCGCCGAGGTCGCCGACATCGACCACACCGTGCCGTGGCCGCTCGGGCCTACGCATCCGAGCAATCTGAAGTTGCTGTGCCGGCTCCATCATCTTTTGAAGACTTTCTGGGTCGGGCCCACTGGGTGGCGCGACCGCCAAGAACCCGACGGAACGGTGATCTGGACCGCGCCCACCGGGCACACCTATGTCACCAAACCCGGTGGTGCCCTGTATTTCCCGCAGTTAGCCAACCCCACCGGCGAGCTGGATCTGCCCGAGTGGTCACCGACCGGTAGTCGCGGCGTGATGATGCCCACCCGCCGGCGTACCCGGGCTCAGGATCGGGCCTACCGGATCTGGCTGGAACGCAACCACAACCAGGAACGCATTGCCGACGCAGCGATCGAAGCCGCCGCGGCCGAACACGCCAGACGAATCGCCGCCGCCAACGACCCACCCCCGTTTTAG
- a CDS encoding ABC transporter ATP-binding protein — protein sequence MASVTFDSVTRHYPGTDRPALDALNLAVEDGEFMVLVGPSGCGKTTTLRMLAGLEPVDAGQIYIGDTDVTATDPGHRDIAMVFQNYALYPHMTVAQNMGFALKVAKTPKAEIRARVAEAAQLLGLAELLARKPKDLSGGERQRVAMGRAIVRRPQVFLMDEPLSNLDAMLRVQTRNQIAELQRRLGITTVYVTHDQVEAMTMGDRVAVLRDGVLQQCAPPRELYRTPANVFVAGFIGSPAMNLFTVTTVDGAVSLGGHQIDVPSEVSSAATQLVVGIRPEHLQIADRGIGIEVDFVEELGADTYLYGTTVDPQTSQSVVARVPGNTEIRRGARLSMGFDANDLHFFGADGARLG from the coding sequence GTGGCCTCAGTGACCTTCGACTCGGTGACCCGGCACTATCCGGGTACCGATCGCCCCGCCCTCGACGCGTTGAACCTTGCGGTCGAAGACGGTGAGTTCATGGTGCTCGTCGGGCCCTCGGGTTGCGGCAAGACGACGACGCTGCGGATGCTGGCCGGCCTGGAACCCGTTGACGCCGGTCAGATCTACATCGGGGATACCGATGTCACCGCCACCGATCCCGGCCATCGCGACATCGCCATGGTGTTCCAGAACTATGCCCTGTATCCGCACATGACCGTGGCGCAGAACATGGGCTTCGCCCTGAAGGTGGCCAAGACCCCGAAGGCCGAGATCCGCGCGCGGGTAGCCGAAGCCGCCCAGCTGCTGGGGCTGGCCGAGCTCTTGGCGCGCAAGCCCAAGGACCTCTCCGGCGGCGAACGCCAGCGCGTCGCGATGGGCCGCGCGATCGTGCGCCGTCCGCAGGTTTTCTTGATGGACGAGCCGCTGTCGAACCTGGATGCCATGCTGCGGGTACAGACCCGTAATCAGATCGCCGAACTGCAGCGGCGACTGGGGATCACCACCGTCTATGTCACCCACGACCAGGTTGAGGCCATGACGATGGGGGATCGCGTCGCGGTCTTGCGCGACGGAGTGCTGCAGCAGTGCGCCCCGCCCCGCGAGCTCTACCGCACGCCGGCCAATGTGTTCGTCGCCGGATTCATCGGGTCTCCGGCGATGAACCTCTTCACGGTCACCACCGTCGACGGCGCGGTCTCGCTGGGCGGCCATCAGATCGACGTTCCGAGCGAAGTATCTTCAGCTGCAACGCAACTGGTCGTCGGTATTCGACCCGAACACCTGCAGATCGCCGATCGTGGGATCGGTATCGAGGTCGACTTCGTCGAGGAACTGGGTGCCGACACCTACCTGTATGGCACGACGGTTGACCCGCAGACCTCGCAATCAGTGGTCGCCCGGGTTCCCGGCAACACCGAGATACGCCGCGGCGCCCGGCTGTCAATGGGCTTCGACGCGAACGATCTGCACTTCTTCGGCGCCGACGGCGCCCGGCTCGGGTGA
- a CDS encoding carbohydrate ABC transporter permease produces MTGPRTRHRIAGLLGVYAGLGAVTACALFPILWALSGSLKRQAEISQPILLPAHPQWSNYIEVFARMPFWRMLFNTILYAGCVTAGQVFFCSLAGYAFARLPFTGRDTLFVLYLATLMVPLTVTVIPQFILMRVFGWTDTMWAMIIPGLFGSAFGTYLMRQFFATLPIDLEEAAILDGCSPWAIYWRILLPHAKPAVMVLAVLTWINVWNDFLWPLLMIQRKGIATLTLGLVWMQGEYVAEWPVLMAASMLMLAPLVIIYAIAQRSFVSGIAATGFGGR; encoded by the coding sequence GTGACCGGCCCACGAACGCGGCATCGCATTGCCGGGCTGCTGGGCGTCTACGCGGGATTGGGCGCCGTCACCGCCTGCGCCTTGTTCCCGATTCTGTGGGCGCTGTCGGGCTCACTGAAGCGCCAGGCCGAGATCAGCCAGCCGATACTGTTGCCAGCCCATCCGCAATGGTCCAACTACATCGAAGTGTTCGCCCGAATGCCGTTCTGGCGGATGCTGTTCAACACCATTCTCTACGCCGGCTGCGTAACGGCGGGGCAGGTGTTCTTCTGTTCGCTGGCCGGCTATGCCTTCGCCCGGCTGCCGTTCACCGGCCGTGACACGCTGTTCGTGCTGTATCTGGCCACGCTGATGGTGCCGTTGACGGTCACTGTGATTCCGCAGTTCATCTTGATGCGGGTGTTCGGGTGGACCGACACCATGTGGGCGATGATCATCCCCGGTCTGTTCGGCAGCGCGTTCGGCACCTATCTGATGCGACAGTTCTTCGCCACCCTGCCTATCGATCTGGAGGAGGCCGCGATCTTGGACGGCTGCTCACCGTGGGCGATCTATTGGCGGATTCTGTTGCCGCACGCCAAACCTGCGGTGATGGTGCTGGCGGTGCTGACCTGGATCAACGTCTGGAATGACTTTCTGTGGCCGCTGCTGATGATCCAGCGCAAGGGCATCGCCACCCTGACCCTCGGGTTGGTGTGGATGCAGGGGGAGTACGTCGCCGAATGGCCGGTGCTGATGGCCGCATCCATGCTGATGTTGGCCCCACTGGTGATCATCTACGCGATCGCCCAGCGGTCCTTCGTCAGCGGGATCGCGGCCACGGGCTTCGGTGGACGGTAG
- a CDS encoding carbohydrate ABC transporter permease produces MNPTRRRARAGRWFIAPNLAAVAVFMAFPLAFSLYMSFQRWDLFTPPMFVGAANYRDLFTADPLLGIAVRNTTVFTLGTVIPTVLISLAVAGLLNRKIKGIGVFRAIAFLPLAVSSVVIAVVWQFVFNTDSGLLNIMLGWIGIAPVPWLTEPHWAMASLCLVSVWKSVPFATVILLAAMQGVPDSLHEAARIDGAGEVRRFVSITVPMIRGAVWFVVVISVINAFQAFDLVYVLTGSSGGPETGTYVLAIMLFQQAFAFLDFGYASALAWVMFAVLLVLTVVQLRLSRRNAVDQ; encoded by the coding sequence ATGAATCCCACCCGCAGACGAGCACGCGCAGGACGCTGGTTCATCGCCCCGAACCTGGCGGCGGTCGCGGTGTTCATGGCGTTCCCGCTGGCCTTCTCGCTCTACATGAGCTTTCAGCGATGGGATCTGTTTACGCCGCCGATGTTCGTCGGCGCCGCGAACTATCGCGACCTGTTCACCGCTGACCCGCTGTTGGGCATCGCGGTCCGCAATACGACGGTGTTCACCCTGGGCACCGTGATCCCGACGGTGCTGATCAGCCTGGCGGTGGCGGGACTGCTGAACCGGAAGATCAAGGGAATCGGCGTGTTTCGGGCGATCGCCTTTCTGCCGTTGGCGGTGTCCTCGGTGGTGATCGCGGTGGTGTGGCAGTTCGTGTTCAACACCGACAGCGGCCTGCTCAACATCATGCTCGGCTGGATCGGCATCGCACCGGTGCCCTGGCTCACCGAACCGCACTGGGCGATGGCCTCGTTGTGTCTGGTCAGCGTCTGGAAGAGCGTGCCGTTTGCGACGGTGATCCTGCTGGCGGCCATGCAGGGCGTGCCCGACTCCCTGCACGAGGCAGCCCGCATCGACGGCGCCGGCGAGGTGCGGCGCTTCGTGTCCATCACGGTGCCGATGATCCGCGGCGCGGTGTGGTTTGTGGTGGTGATCTCGGTGATCAACGCATTCCAGGCATTCGATCTGGTGTACGTGCTCACCGGCAGCAGCGGCGGGCCCGAGACCGGTACTTACGTGTTGGCCATCATGCTGTTCCAGCAGGCCTTTGCCTTCTTGGACTTCGGGTATGCGTCCGCGCTGGCCTGGGTGATGTTTGCCGTGCTGCTGGTCCTGACCGTCGTCCAACTGCGCTTGTCACGCAGGAACGCGGTGGACCAGTGA
- a CDS encoding ABC transporter substrate-binding protein, producing the protein MSACGSDDDTLTFFFAANPEEADARMRIVNAFQHEHPDIRVRTILAGGDPTQQMSTFCAGGKCPDVLMAWEFNYAGLADRGVLLDLNTLLERDRQFAAALRSDSIPALYETFGFNGGQYAFPEQWSGAFLFYNTKIFADAGVPPPPGRWDTPWTFDEFLATAAALTRRSENGRVTQWGFVDTWSPPYSAALFGMNNGVPWAVPRVNPTHLNFDDDDFLAGIQFYSDLSNVHRVAPAAADTQSISTMGLFTAGNAAMALGGHWRYQTFVQAQELEFDVAVLPTGPAAAAKGMAAQSAIGSTGLAIAADSRHREQAWEFVKFAAGPVGQRLIGESGLFVPVLRSAIDTPGFTAAHTGIRNLAVLTGGPAHSEGLPISPDWQKVHALMDRAIGPVLRGKRPAASLKRGLTPQIDEVLATA; encoded by the coding sequence ATGTCAGCCTGCGGCAGCGACGACGACACCCTCACGTTCTTCTTCGCGGCCAATCCCGAAGAAGCCGACGCCCGGATGCGGATCGTCAACGCGTTCCAGCACGAACACCCCGACATTCGGGTGCGCACGATTCTGGCCGGCGGCGACCCGACCCAGCAGATGTCGACGTTCTGCGCCGGCGGGAAATGCCCGGATGTGCTGATGGCGTGGGAGTTCAACTACGCCGGACTTGCCGACCGCGGTGTGCTGTTGGACTTGAACACTCTGCTGGAACGGGATCGGCAGTTCGCGGCGGCGCTCCGCTCCGACAGCATCCCCGCGCTCTACGAGACGTTCGGCTTCAACGGCGGCCAGTACGCGTTCCCGGAGCAGTGGTCGGGTGCGTTCCTGTTCTACAACACCAAGATCTTCGCTGACGCCGGTGTGCCGCCACCGCCGGGCCGCTGGGACACGCCCTGGACGTTCGACGAGTTCCTGGCCACCGCCGCCGCACTCACCCGGCGGTCCGAAAACGGCCGAGTCACCCAGTGGGGTTTCGTCGACACCTGGTCGCCGCCGTACTCCGCGGCACTGTTCGGCATGAACAACGGGGTGCCGTGGGCAGTGCCGCGCGTCAACCCGACGCACCTGAACTTCGACGACGACGACTTTCTCGCCGGCATCCAGTTCTACTCCGACCTGTCCAACGTGCATCGCGTGGCGCCCGCCGCCGCGGACACCCAGTCCATCTCCACGATGGGCCTGTTCACCGCGGGCAACGCGGCGATGGCGCTCGGTGGGCACTGGCGCTACCAGACCTTCGTCCAAGCGCAGGAGCTGGAATTCGACGTGGCGGTGCTGCCGACCGGACCGGCTGCCGCAGCCAAGGGCATGGCGGCTCAATCCGCGATCGGCAGCACCGGCCTGGCCATTGCCGCCGACAGCCGCCATCGGGAACAGGCCTGGGAATTCGTCAAATTCGCGGCGGGGCCGGTGGGACAGCGGCTGATCGGCGAGTCCGGGCTGTTCGTGCCGGTATTGCGCTCGGCGATCGACACGCCCGGATTCACCGCCGCGCACACCGGGATCCGCAACCTTGCGGTGCTGACCGGCGGCCCGGCGCATTCCGAAGGACTGCCGATCTCCCCGGACTGGCAGAAGGTCCACGCGCTGATGGACCGCGCGATCGGGCCGGTACTGCGCGGCAAGCGCCCCGCGGCTTCTCTCAAACGTGGGCTTACGCCGCAGATCGACGAAGTGTTGGCCACCGCATGA
- a CDS encoding YhgE/Pip domain-containing protein, with protein MLAGMSLGTDLKRYSRGTMPRLALITIIVLPLLYGAMYLWAFWNPFAAIDKIPVALVNEDTGAVVSGEQLHAGDEVTRALVDSKQLDLHQVSESEAVKGVSEGTYYFSITLPSDFSTAVVSPAGPHPQKAEIQFRFNDANNYLASVMGQNAAREVLNEVSSKVGQQVIGTALTQVTDEVKKAADGAGQLSDGSKTLADNMGTARDGSAALADGIRQLNHGVQQATDPLLKVTDDLANMGFDPNAAGAAAASLSGNLKTVSDRIASLNINYQQAAGIVNQVVDALRANPDPAVRGLGDTLAGAQRLLDVEGLDPATDEGLNQLRADTQRLENDLANPNSGLRTFMTHALDGGLRSDVVALRDGATALVAGANQLSDGLVQLTDGSNQLKDGAAQLASGLGEADQRASTITDQQRVDVAAILASPVGVDMDFTHQAATFGTGFAPFFLPLALFIGSLIVWMLLTPLQTRAIVNGLGALRVVLASYWPALLLGVCQVLLMYTVVHFGVGLQARHALGMVAFLALIAASFLAMIQAFNAVLGVAVGRVFTLAFLMFQLVSSGGVYPVETTAKPFQILHPYDPMTYAVNGLRQLTVGGIDERLWTSVAVLAGILVVSLVASSWAARRDRQFTLERLYPPIEV; from the coding sequence ATGCTCGCCGGAATGTCGCTGGGAACCGACCTCAAACGCTACTCGCGTGGCACCATGCCGCGTTTGGCCCTGATCACCATAATCGTGCTGCCGCTGCTGTACGGCGCGATGTACCTGTGGGCGTTCTGGAATCCGTTCGCCGCCATCGACAAGATCCCGGTCGCCTTGGTCAACGAGGACACCGGCGCGGTGGTCTCCGGGGAACAGTTGCATGCCGGTGACGAGGTGACCCGCGCGCTGGTCGACTCTAAGCAGCTCGATCTGCATCAGGTGTCGGAAAGCGAAGCCGTCAAGGGTGTTTCCGAAGGAACCTATTACTTCTCGATCACCCTGCCCTCTGACTTCAGCACGGCGGTGGTGTCCCCGGCGGGCCCGCATCCGCAGAAGGCAGAGATCCAGTTCCGGTTCAACGATGCCAACAACTACCTGGCTTCGGTCATGGGGCAGAACGCCGCCCGCGAGGTGCTCAACGAAGTGAGCTCCAAGGTCGGCCAACAGGTGATCGGAACCGCGCTGACCCAGGTGACCGACGAGGTCAAGAAGGCGGCGGATGGAGCCGGCCAGCTCTCGGACGGGTCAAAAACGTTGGCCGACAACATGGGCACGGCCCGGGACGGCTCGGCGGCGCTCGCGGACGGAATCCGCCAGCTGAACCATGGTGTCCAACAGGCGACCGATCCGTTGCTCAAGGTGACCGATGACCTCGCCAACATGGGCTTCGACCCGAACGCCGCCGGCGCTGCCGCGGCGAGCCTCAGCGGCAACCTCAAGACGGTCAGCGACCGGATCGCGTCGCTCAACATCAACTACCAACAGGCCGCGGGGATCGTCAACCAGGTGGTGGACGCCTTGCGCGCCAACCCAGATCCGGCGGTCCGCGGGCTCGGCGACACCCTCGCCGGCGCCCAGCGGCTGCTCGATGTCGAGGGACTGGACCCGGCCACCGACGAGGGCCTGAATCAGCTGCGCGCCGACACCCAACGGCTGGAGAACGATCTGGCCAATCCCAACAGCGGGTTGCGCACCTTCATGACCCACGCCCTCGACGGCGGTCTCCGGTCGGATGTGGTCGCGCTGCGCGACGGCGCCACCGCGCTGGTAGCCGGGGCGAACCAGCTCAGCGACGGCCTGGTCCAACTGACCGATGGCAGCAATCAGCTCAAGGACGGCGCCGCCCAGCTGGCGTCGGGACTGGGCGAGGCCGACCAGCGTGCCTCGACCATCACCGACCAGCAACGTGTCGACGTCGCGGCAATCCTGGCCAGCCCGGTCGGGGTGGACATGGACTTCACTCATCAAGCCGCCACCTTCGGCACCGGGTTCGCCCCGTTCTTCTTGCCGCTGGCGTTGTTCATCGGCTCGCTGATCGTGTGGATGTTGTTGACCCCGCTGCAGACTCGCGCCATCGTCAACGGCCTTGGCGCGCTGCGGGTGGTGCTGGCCTCGTACTGGCCGGCCCTGCTGCTGGGGGTGTGCCAGGTCTTGCTCATGTACACGGTGGTGCACTTCGGCGTGGGGCTGCAGGCCCGACACGCCTTGGGCATGGTCGCCTTCCTGGCGTTGATCGCCGCGTCGTTCCTGGCGATGATCCAGGCGTTCAACGCCGTGCTCGGTGTGGCCGTGGGCCGGGTGTTCACCCTGGCCTTCCTGATGTTTCAGCTGGTGTCCTCCGGCGGGGTGTATCCGGTGGAGACCACGGCGAAACCGTTCCAGATATTGCATCCCTACGACCCGATGACCTACGCCGTCAACGGGTTACGCCAACTGACCGTCGGCGGTATTGACGAGCGGCTGTGGACGTCGGTTGCTGTGTTGGCCGGGATCCTGGTGGTGTCACTTGTCGCCAGCTCCTGGGCTGCGCGCCGAGATCGTCAGTTCACCCTCGAACGCCTCTACCCGCCGATCGAAGTCTGA
- a CDS encoding ATP-binding cassette domain-containing protein → MPDETTAAGETTAAGESTEAAPSPPAVTARGITMTGPWGRVFGPLDLDIPAGGTTVLVGPPGSGRTALMMNLAGRMKPSSGTLTVLGHSKARDIFGVAALAGIEQIDAIYESVTVADLITEQIRWDAPWYQLIRRAGDAERDAICGPVFGDLPVPQLHDYVEHLDEMTGLLLRIALANTARPPLLVVGSIDEIKNSRDRAILLTRLVALGEKQTVITSSANPIPDGFGLAGQITVDRLERAELVPGRHEKGNR, encoded by the coding sequence ATGCCAGACGAAACGACGGCCGCGGGGGAGACCACGGCGGCAGGGGAGAGTACGGAGGCAGCGCCGTCACCGCCGGCCGTGACGGCCCGCGGCATCACCATGACCGGGCCGTGGGGGCGCGTCTTCGGACCGCTTGACCTGGATATCCCGGCCGGCGGCACCACCGTGTTGGTCGGCCCGCCCGGCTCGGGTCGCACCGCCCTGATGATGAACCTGGCCGGCCGGATGAAGCCGTCGTCGGGCACGCTCACCGTGCTCGGGCACAGCAAGGCCCGCGACATCTTCGGCGTCGCTGCCCTGGCCGGTATCGAACAGATCGATGCGATCTACGAGTCGGTGACGGTGGCAGACCTGATCACCGAACAGATCCGCTGGGATGCACCCTGGTACCAGTTGATCCGCCGCGCCGGTGATGCCGAGCGCGACGCGATCTGCGGCCCGGTCTTCGGTGACCTGCCGGTACCCCAACTGCACGACTACGTCGAGCACCTCGACGAAATGACCGGGTTGTTGCTGCGCATCGCACTGGCCAACACCGCACGTCCACCGCTGCTGGTGGTCGGCAGCATCGACGAGATCAAGAACAGTCGCGATCGCGCCATCCTGCTTACTCGGCTGGTGGCGCTGGGGGAGAAGCAGACCGTGATCACCTCATCGGCCAATCCGATTCCCGACGGGTTCGGGCTCGCCGGGCAGATCACCGTCGACCGTCTGGAGCGTGCTGAGCTCGTTCCCGGCCGGCACGAGAAGGGGAACCGCTGA
- a CDS encoding sigma-70 family RNA polymerase sigma factor: MGNTDVLAQRFEDNRRHLHSVAFHLLGSAADADDAVQSAWLKASSADFAAVDNLPGWLTTITARTAIDQLRARARRVEQSLSEAPELASSPELAAPAADEQVLRSEAVSRALLVVLDRLSPAQRVAFVLHDVFDVPFEQIGEVLDRSPDAAKKLASRARARLRATPADQPRRRAEHLEIVRAFLAASRGGDIPTLLELLAPDVVRRVDPVLIPAGVPTEMRGAGDVATETRHFTRRARAGTVLLIDGAPGIAIAPAGRLLALLRIGIGDDGRIHTIDIAGDPERLRTATLQLPGT, encoded by the coding sequence ATGGGCAACACCGACGTTTTGGCCCAACGGTTCGAAGACAACCGCCGACATCTGCATTCGGTGGCGTTTCATCTGCTCGGCTCGGCGGCAGACGCCGACGACGCTGTCCAATCCGCTTGGCTGAAGGCCAGCAGTGCCGATTTCGCCGCGGTGGACAATCTGCCCGGCTGGCTCACCACCATCACCGCACGCACCGCCATAGACCAGTTGCGGGCACGCGCGCGTCGCGTCGAGCAATCACTGTCGGAGGCACCCGAGTTGGCAAGCTCCCCAGAGCTGGCCGCACCGGCCGCCGACGAACAGGTGCTGCGCTCCGAGGCGGTCAGCCGGGCCCTGCTGGTGGTGCTGGACCGGTTGTCGCCGGCGCAGCGCGTCGCCTTCGTGCTGCACGACGTGTTCGATGTGCCGTTCGAGCAGATCGGCGAGGTACTGGACCGCTCACCGGACGCGGCCAAGAAGCTGGCCAGCCGTGCCCGGGCCCGGCTGCGGGCCACGCCGGCCGACCAGCCGCGACGCCGCGCCGAGCATCTCGAGATTGTGCGCGCGTTCCTGGCCGCCTCGCGTGGCGGCGACATCCCCACCCTGCTGGAGTTGTTGGCACCGGACGTGGTGCGCCGCGTCGACCCCGTGTTGATACCTGCCGGTGTGCCCACCGAGATGCGTGGCGCCGGCGATGTCGCCACCGAGACTCGGCACTTCACCCGGCGGGCGCGCGCCGGTACCGTGCTGCTCATCGACGGCGCACCGGGTATCGCGATCGCCCCCGCAGGCCGCCTGCTGGCCCTGTTGCGCATTGGAATCGGCGACGACGGCCGCATCCACACCATTGATATCGCCGGTGATCCCGAGCGGTTGCGCACCGCGACGCTGCAACTGCCAGGGACCTGA
- a CDS encoding DoxX family protein: protein MSVQTIYLVTVVVTAVATVAIAVPDFIPAQFVLANSARVGVPRSWLPLLGGLKLAGGAGLLVGLAGVPELGVAAAAGLVAYFIGAVVTHVRAGVLSNIGFPAAYLLLSTASLAILLA from the coding sequence ATGAGCGTACAGACGATCTACCTGGTGACCGTCGTGGTGACCGCGGTCGCCACCGTCGCCATCGCCGTACCCGATTTCATACCGGCACAGTTCGTCCTGGCCAATTCCGCGCGGGTGGGAGTGCCGCGGTCCTGGTTGCCGCTGCTGGGCGGGCTGAAACTGGCCGGCGGCGCCGGCCTGCTCGTCGGGCTGGCAGGGGTTCCGGAGCTTGGCGTCGCCGCCGCAGCTGGGCTGGTCGCGTACTTCATCGGGGCGGTCGTGACCCACGTGCGAGCCGGGGTGTTGTCCAACATCGGTTTCCCGGCCGCCTATCTGCTGCTGTCGACGGCGTCGCTGGCGATCTTGCTGGCCTGA
- a CDS encoding TOBE domain-containing protein produces the protein MPSFRIAEVAELLGVSDDTVRRWIDSGRLSLTAGSGPRMVDGAELARFAQERAAVEPVSRNPVVGQSARNRMVGLVTKVTRDTVMAQVEVQAGPFRLVSLVSREAADELQLQPGSLVVASVKATNVVVELPRRAGAVSHTDPAAEFG, from the coding sequence GTGCCGAGCTTCCGAATTGCCGAAGTCGCCGAGCTCCTCGGGGTCAGCGACGACACCGTCCGCCGGTGGATCGACTCCGGTCGCCTGTCTCTGACGGCGGGCAGTGGCCCCCGCATGGTCGACGGTGCCGAGCTGGCCCGGTTCGCCCAGGAGCGTGCTGCCGTCGAACCGGTCTCACGCAATCCGGTGGTGGGCCAGTCGGCACGCAACCGGATGGTCGGGCTGGTCACCAAGGTCACCCGCGACACGGTGATGGCGCAGGTCGAGGTCCAGGCCGGACCGTTCCGATTGGTCTCACTGGTCAGCAGGGAGGCCGCCGACGAATTGCAGCTGCAACCCGGCAGCCTGGTGGTCGCCTCGGTCAAGGCCACCAACGTCGTGGTCGAACTGCCACGACGGGCCGGTGCGGTCAGCCACACCGACCCGGCCGCCGAATTCGGTTAG
- a CDS encoding nuclear transport factor 2 family protein: MTGAKAAELLAAVEQSPAAAAAHDRSAWAGLFSADGRVEDPVGSRPHVGPEQIGRFYDTFIGPRDITFHRDLDIVCGTTVVRDLQLEVAMGPSVTMHIPAILRYDLHESAGGWELQRLRAYWELPAMVGQFLGNGVASLPAGIGLSQALLRNQRLAGAAGFVAGFRRPGSRGKKPVQAFLEALAAGNTATARVSLSPSATVTYGDDTALELAELGAQLDGARLTKMLAAGSTVAVAITAARRRAVLFFDVAGRGAPITTIRYFPGA, translated from the coding sequence ATGACGGGCGCCAAGGCCGCGGAGCTGTTGGCCGCAGTCGAGCAGTCACCGGCCGCCGCGGCTGCCCACGATAGGTCCGCTTGGGCGGGCCTGTTCAGCGCCGACGGCCGGGTGGAGGATCCGGTGGGGTCACGCCCGCACGTCGGCCCCGAGCAGATCGGCCGGTTCTACGACACGTTCATCGGTCCGCGCGACATCACCTTCCACCGCGATCTCGACATTGTGTGTGGGACGACGGTCGTCCGGGATCTGCAGCTCGAGGTCGCGATGGGACCGTCGGTCACCATGCACATCCCGGCGATCCTGCGCTATGACCTGCACGAGTCGGCCGGCGGCTGGGAACTGCAGCGGTTGCGTGCCTACTGGGAACTCCCGGCCATGGTGGGCCAGTTCCTCGGCAACGGTGTCGCGTCGCTGCCCGCCGGGATCGGGTTGTCACAAGCACTGCTACGCAATCAGCGACTGGCCGGCGCCGCCGGATTCGTCGCCGGGTTCCGCCGACCGGGCAGCAGGGGCAAGAAGCCGGTGCAAGCCTTCCTGGAAGCACTCGCCGCGGGTAACACAGCCACCGCCCGGGTTTCGCTATCACCCAGTGCCACAGTAACTTACGGTGATGACACCGCCTTGGAACTTGCCGAACTCGGGGCGCAGCTGGACGGCGCGCGGCTGACCAAGATGTTGGCTGCGGGCAGCACCGTCGCGGTGGCGATCACCGCGGCACGGCGACGCGCCGTGCTCTTCTTCGACGTGGCCGGCCGTGGGGCGCCGATCACGACAATCCGGTATTTCCCAGGAGCCTGA